A genomic segment from Vicia villosa cultivar HV-30 ecotype Madison, WI unplaced genomic scaffold, Vvil1.0 ctg.000470F_1_1, whole genome shotgun sequence encodes:
- the LOC131628681 gene encoding agamous-like MADS-box protein MADS2, giving the protein MGRGRVELKRIENKINRQVTFAKRRNGLLKKAYELSVLCEAEVALIIFSNRGKLYEFCSSPSMLKTLDRYQKCSYGAVEVNKPAKELESSYREYLKLKARFESLQRTQRNLLGEDLGPLGTKDLEQLERQLDSSLKQVRSTKTQFMLDQLADLQNKEHMLMDANRSLTMKLEEININSRNQYRQTWEGGDQSMAYGNQNAHSQSFFQPLECNPTLQIGTDYRYSPVASDQLTATTQAQQVNGFIPGWML; this is encoded by the exons ATGGGAAGGGGAAGAGTTGAATTGAAAAGGATAGAGAATAAGATAAACAGACAAGTAACATTTGCAAAGAGAAGAAATGGTCTTCTTAAGAAAGCTTATGAGTTGTCTGTTCTTTGTGAAGCTGAGGTTGCTCTTATTATCTTCTCCAACAGAGGCAAACTTTATGAGTTTTGTAGCAGTCCTAG CATGCTGAAAACCTTAGATAGGTATCAAAAGTGTAGCTATGGTGCAGTTGAAGTCAACAAACCTGCCAAAGAGCTTGAG AGCAGTTACCGTGAGTATTTGAAGCTGAAAGCAAGGTTTGAGTCTCTTCAAAGAACTCAAAG AAACCTTCTAGGTGAAGATTTGGGTCCTTTAGGTACCAAAGATCTTGAGCAGCTCGAACGTCAACTCGATTCGTCTCTCAAGCAAGTCAGGTCTACTAAG ACTCAATTCATGTTGGACCAATTAGctgatcttcaaaataag gaGCATATGCTGATGGATGCAAACAGATCTTTGACTATGAAG ctggaagaaataaatataaattcaaGAAACCAGTATAGACAAACATGGGAAGGTGGTGATCAAAGTATGGCATATGGCAATCAAAATGCTCACTCACAAAGCTTCTTTCAGCCATTGGAATGTAACCCAACATTGCAGATAGG GACTGATTACAGGTACAGTCCAGTAGCATCAGACCAGCTAACTGCAACAACTCAAGCTCAACAAGTTAATGGATTTATTCCTGGATGGATGCTTTGA